In Dryocola sp. LX212, the genomic stretch TGTTCTGGTAGCGCCCGGCGACTGCGGCTTTGACCGCTTCTTCAAGGTCGGCATCATTGAGCACAATAAAAGGATCGGAACCGCCCAGCTCAAGCACGCATTTTTTCAGCGCTGCTCCAGCCTGAGCGCCAATGGCCGCGCCTGCACGTCCGCTGCCGGTTACCGTGACGGCGGCGATGCGCGGATCCTTTATCGCCCTGCTGACGCCTTCGGGCATGACGTTAATTACCGAGAATAAATCCTGCGGGAATTCGGCTTTAATAAACATTTCCTGAATTAGCGCCGCGCATCCCATCACGTTGGGAGCATGTTTCAGCACATAGCTGTTTCCTGCCAGCAGGATCGGCACGGCACCGCGCAGTACCTGCCACAGCGGGAAGTTCCACGGCATAACGGCCAGAATCGGACCCAGCGGACGGTATTCAATCACCGCTTTATTATCCTCCACCAGCGTTGATTCCGTACTCAACATGGCCGGACCGTGCTCCGCGTACCAGTCGCACAGATTTGCTGATTTAGTGACTTCCGCCCTCGCCTGGGCAATCGGTTTACCCATTTCAGCGGTAATCATACAGGCCATTTCTTCCGCGTTATCCCGCAGCACGACGGCGAGATCTCTGAGTTTCTGTGCCCTTTGAGTAAGGGGACTATTTCGCCAGGACTGGAAAGCGCGGTGATTGTTGACCAAAGCCGTATCCAGCTGGGCATCGGTGGCAAAGGGATAAGCGGCGAGCTGCTTTCCGTTCGCCGGGTTAAGGGAGATGGCGTGCGTTTGCGGGTTTGCAGAATGCATTGTTATTCCTCGTTCAGTGGATGTAAGGCTACCTTATCCTAGAGGCGAAATGTTTAAAAATGAATAATACTAAGCGTACCATTCACGAAATGAGAATAAAAATGGACCTGATACAGCTGGAGATGTTTAACGCCGTGGCCGAAACAGGCAGCATTAACGCCGCCGCCCAGAAGGTTCACCGCGTGCCCTCTAACCTCACCACGCGCATCAAGCAACTGGAGGCCGATCTCGGCGTCGATCTGTTTATTCGTGAAAACCAGCGCCTGAAGCTGGCGCCCGCCGGACACAGCTTCCTCGAGTACAGCAAACGCATTCTTATGCTGGTGGACGAGGCCAGAATGGTGGTCGCCGGCGATGAACCGCAGGGCATGCTGGCACTGGGTTCGCTGGAAAGTACCGCCGCCGTCAGGATCCCGCCGCTTCTCGCCTCTTTCAACCAGCGCTACCCTAAAATTCAGCTCTCGCTGGCGACCGGCCCTTCCGGAGATCAGATTGACGGTGTGCTGGAGGGCAAGCTCTCCGCCGCCTTTGTCGACGGCCCGGTACTGCATCCGTCGCTCGACGGCGTGCCCGTATACGAAGAAGAAATGGTGATAGTCACACCGGGCGATCATCCTGCCATCAGGGATGCGCGGCAGGTTAACGGGTCTGACATTTATGCTTTCCGGGCCAACTGTTCTTACCGCCGCCACTTTGAAAGCTGGTTTCACCACGACGGCGCGATGCCGGGGAAAATTCACGAAATGGAGTCTTACCACGGTATGCTGGCCTGCGTGGTCGCCGGAGCGGGCATTGCACTGATGCCGCGCAGCATGCTGGAGAGCATGCCCGGCAGCCATCAGGCCAGCGCCTGGCCGCTGCCGCCCGACTGGCGCTATCTGAAAACCTGGCTTATCTGGCGCCGCGGCGCTAAAACCCGCCAGCTGGATGTGTTTATGGGGCTGCTGAACCCGGACGCTTAACCCTGGACGATGCTGGCGATCCTCCTGCACGCCAGCTCCTCTATCGACTCTCTTTCATAATTTCGGTGACGCGGTGCATAACCGGCCCGGCCTCGGTGATGCCCTTGCTTTCCTGCTCCTTCACCCAGTCTGCCTGAACGTCCTGGTAGCGGGTGGCCTTTTCCCACTTCAGAATTTCCGCATGCCGGACGAGCCTGACCTGTGCGCCCTGCTTTTTCATATCGCTGATTTGCATGAGCATTTTCTGCTTCATAATATCCCCCAGCGTTATATAGGAGGACGCCGCGGCGCGCCGTAAAGCCTGCCGATCCTCCTTGCTTAACCCATCCCAGGTCTGTTTATTCATCGCTACCAGATAAACATGCCCCAGCCACAGCTCGGGGGAGATCAGCACGTACGGTGCGGCCTCATGCACTTCGAGCTCATAGCCGCTGTCCACGTTGACCATCACCCCGTCCAGTCTGCCGTTCGCGAGCGCCTTGTAGATGCCGTCGCCCCAGGGCATGGTGACCGGCGTGGCCCCGGCATTGCGCAGAAAGTCCTGATGCCAGAAGCTCGCCGTGCGCCATTTGGTCTCCTTCAGGTCGTCGAGCTTTTTGATTTCATGGGTGCTGAAAAATGCCACGGGATACCCTGTAGCAATAAAGACGGGCATGATGTTAGCCCTAAGCAGCTCGGCCTGAAAAGCGGGTACTTCTTTATACACGCGACGAAAAAAAGCGACCTGTTTATCGGCAGCAGGCCCGACGGGAAAACTTTTGAAAATCTGATGCAGCGGCAGTTCGCCAGCGGAATATTCGGGTACCACAACGGCCATATCTGCCGTGGCCCCTTTCGAAACAGTCTGTAAGGCGCGGTAGCTTGTGGAAAGCTTACCGTCCCAGTGCGGCTCTATTTTTAACCGCCCATGAGACTCTTTTTCCACCGCTGGAAAGAAAACATCGTTCAGAAAGCGTGTACGCATACCGCCCAGCG encodes the following:
- the sad gene encoding succinate-semialdehyde dehydrogenase; protein product: MHSANPQTHAISLNPANGKQLAAYPFATDAQLDTALVNNHRAFQSWRNSPLTQRAQKLRDLAVVLRDNAEEMACMITAEMGKPIAQARAEVTKSANLCDWYAEHGPAMLSTESTLVEDNKAVIEYRPLGPILAVMPWNFPLWQVLRGAVPILLAGNSYVLKHAPNVMGCAALIQEMFIKAEFPQDLFSVINVMPEGVSRAIKDPRIAAVTVTGSGRAGAAIGAQAGAALKKCVLELGGSDPFIVLNDADLEEAVKAAVAGRYQNTGQVCAAAKRFIVEAGIADAFTGLFVAAAAKLVSGDPLSETTQLGPMARYDLRDELNQQVTTSLREGATLLLGGEKMAGEGNYYAPTVLGNVTPEMTAFRQELFGPVAAITVARDAQHAVELANDSDFGLSATIFTADEQRAEEMAARLECGGVFINGYSASDPRVAFGGVKKSGFGRELSHFGLHEFCNVQTVWKDRR
- a CDS encoding LysR substrate-binding domain-containing protein: MDLIQLEMFNAVAETGSINAAAQKVHRVPSNLTTRIKQLEADLGVDLFIRENQRLKLAPAGHSFLEYSKRILMLVDEARMVVAGDEPQGMLALGSLESTAAVRIPPLLASFNQRYPKIQLSLATGPSGDQIDGVLEGKLSAAFVDGPVLHPSLDGVPVYEEEMVIVTPGDHPAIRDARQVNGSDIYAFRANCSYRRHFESWFHHDGAMPGKIHEMESYHGMLACVVAGAGIALMPRSMLESMPGSHQASAWPLPPDWRYLKTWLIWRRGAKTRQLDVFMGLLNPDA
- the dctP gene encoding TRAP transporter substrate-binding protein DctP, whose protein sequence is MDLVKKILAVSVAALLFSQAAFAAKTIIYTDHEALGGMRTRFLNDVFFPAVEKESHGRLKIEPHWDGKLSTSYRALQTVSKGATADMAVVVPEYSAGELPLHQIFKSFPVGPAADKQVAFFRRVYKEVPAFQAELLRANIMPVFIATGYPVAFFSTHEIKKLDDLKETKWRTASFWHQDFLRNAGATPVTMPWGDGIYKALANGRLDGVMVNVDSGYELEVHEAAPYVLISPELWLGHVYLVAMNKQTWDGLSKEDRQALRRAAASSYITLGDIMKQKMLMQISDMKKQGAQVRLVRHAEILKWEKATRYQDVQADWVKEQESKGITEAGPVMHRVTEIMKESR